A window from Candidatus Latescibacterota bacterium encodes these proteins:
- a CDS encoding DUF4175 family protein: MSAPRPAAASERLLALLRGELARARRAHWRAALGPALALSAAVLLAAVLILRFALPAGPGAGRAAATATWLLALAPLVAAFVWPWRRLPNARALLREAEAAADTRQLIETAADVAEGRLDGKGYSPALMDRLLAGAVERAAAGLPDPSQGPWPRRGRLALVALVPLVLLAGLPTGRGGLRPLALLLTPGDPEHYAERAWLELLPGDVDLLAGSALTLDLRERDLPWRFPGDLTLEIDATGDLFRPVALTPGASDGAWTLRRESVDQGFAYRARHGRTLSPTYRVNVYHPPMLDSLRVTATAPAYTQLPPRELTLQSGSLRVPEGSRLALSGLASSPLARAWLLGAGPADSLELDVDAGGLRLSGELDVREDAKLRLGMEDRRGTRSVTPTLIELTALPDRAPTVEILAPGPDADLDRDLRQPLEVSAADDYGVAALRLRAVKRGEADSLVTALPLGDAAGQPRASLDWTWDLGARWDLFPGDVVEYWLEVEDTHPGTPGRGMSAVQRLRVPSVAEIYAEIEQEDAQRNDTLEEMVDKGQQLQEQMRKLEEDLRADPDVDWERKQELEKTFENLEQMSEQLRDLNQGLAERSESLSENEMMRQEMADKLEKIQDLMEELRDTEAGDLLRRFQEMLENMNPETLPQELQDIRMDHEALMEQLERTQAMLEQLQRDQKMDALQRQVDEMIQRQQELRAETEALPDSTGAESAEDAAQQSAEAADSTALGEQADAQDGEQQDQQQQGERQDGDTPADEDAQKLAERQEDLAKEAEELLAEIQKTAEEMSDEFPEQAEEMKQSSEPQSQQDPSEPMHEAQGQMEKGDNDEASESQKQAESRLLKLYWTLAQAQSGMNAQMEQRSMESVDRVTRQALELSLREEAHEDETSRLLRSGRRDDGMREAARRQMGLYQSMEHVRDDLVEAGKLTFAVSREAMRQSQAALDAMSRSVAELEAGQHAVGLQQAGLSVTHLNGAVIELLEGVRSQGSGTGSCPNPGAAMQDMLQRQEQLNRDSRGQAKSQGGGGMSMEERAGMARLKAEQQAIREGVQELMNGDQDGLLGRMDKIVEDMKEVEKDLEGGRLDDETLRRQEKIFERLLDAQRSVHRRDFKRERQSETGDELAPLWPEDLKRDDPLAKLRDEIRRGQGEAAPPEYEELIQEYYRSLLERGQGEATP; this comes from the coding sequence GTGAGCGCCCCGCGGCCCGCGGCCGCTTCCGAGCGACTGCTGGCGCTGCTGCGCGGCGAGCTCGCGCGGGCGCGCCGGGCGCACTGGCGCGCGGCACTGGGTCCGGCGCTGGCGCTGAGCGCGGCGGTGCTGCTGGCGGCCGTGCTGATCCTGCGCTTCGCGCTGCCGGCCGGACCGGGAGCGGGTCGCGCGGCGGCGACCGCGACCTGGCTGCTGGCGCTGGCCCCGCTGGTCGCGGCGTTCGTCTGGCCCTGGCGGCGGCTGCCCAACGCGCGCGCGCTGCTGCGCGAGGCCGAGGCGGCCGCGGACACGCGCCAGCTGATCGAGACGGCGGCCGACGTGGCCGAGGGACGTCTCGACGGCAAGGGCTACTCGCCCGCGCTGATGGACCGCCTGCTGGCCGGCGCGGTGGAGCGCGCGGCCGCCGGGCTGCCCGACCCCAGCCAGGGACCGTGGCCTCGGCGCGGGCGGCTCGCTCTCGTCGCGCTGGTTCCGCTGGTTCTGCTCGCCGGACTGCCAACGGGGCGCGGCGGGCTGCGTCCGCTGGCGCTGCTGCTCACGCCCGGCGATCCGGAGCACTACGCGGAGCGCGCCTGGCTCGAGCTGCTGCCCGGCGACGTCGACCTGCTCGCCGGCAGCGCCCTGACGCTCGATCTGCGCGAGCGCGACCTGCCCTGGCGCTTCCCCGGCGACCTGACTCTCGAGATCGACGCGACCGGCGACCTCTTCCGTCCCGTCGCGCTGACCCCGGGCGCGTCCGACGGCGCGTGGACGCTGCGCCGCGAGTCGGTGGACCAGGGCTTCGCCTACCGCGCGCGACACGGCCGCACGCTGAGCCCGACCTACCGCGTGAACGTCTACCATCCGCCGATGCTCGACAGCCTGCGCGTCACGGCCACGGCGCCGGCCTACACCCAGCTGCCGCCGCGCGAGCTGACGCTGCAGAGCGGCAGTCTGCGTGTGCCCGAGGGATCGCGGCTCGCGCTGTCCGGCCTCGCCTCGAGCCCCCTGGCCCGCGCATGGCTGCTCGGCGCCGGTCCGGCGGACAGCCTCGAGCTGGACGTCGACGCCGGCGGGCTCCGGCTCTCCGGCGAGCTCGACGTGCGCGAGGACGCCAAGCTGCGGCTGGGGATGGAGGACCGTCGGGGCACGCGCAGCGTGACGCCCACGCTCATCGAACTGACCGCCCTGCCGGATCGCGCGCCCACGGTGGAGATCCTGGCGCCGGGCCCCGACGCCGACCTGGACCGCGATCTGCGTCAACCGCTCGAGGTCAGCGCGGCCGACGACTACGGCGTGGCCGCCCTGCGCTTGCGCGCGGTGAAGCGGGGCGAGGCCGACAGTCTCGTCACCGCGCTGCCGCTGGGCGACGCCGCCGGCCAGCCCCGCGCCTCGCTCGACTGGACCTGGGACCTCGGCGCGCGCTGGGATCTCTTCCCCGGCGACGTGGTGGAGTACTGGCTGGAGGTGGAAGACACCCACCCCGGCACGCCCGGCCGCGGGATGAGCGCCGTGCAGCGCCTGCGCGTGCCCAGCGTGGCGGAGATCTACGCCGAGATCGAGCAGGAGGACGCGCAGCGCAACGACACGCTCGAGGAGATGGTGGACAAGGGCCAGCAGCTCCAGGAGCAGATGCGCAAGCTCGAGGAGGATCTGCGCGCCGACCCCGACGTGGACTGGGAGCGCAAGCAGGAGCTCGAGAAGACTTTCGAGAACCTCGAGCAGATGAGCGAGCAGCTGCGCGACCTCAACCAGGGTCTCGCCGAGCGCAGCGAGTCGCTGTCCGAGAACGAGATGATGCGCCAGGAGATGGCCGACAAGCTCGAGAAGATCCAGGACCTCATGGAGGAGCTGCGCGACACCGAGGCCGGCGACCTGTTGCGGCGCTTCCAGGAGATGCTCGAGAACATGAACCCGGAGACGCTGCCGCAGGAGCTGCAGGACATCCGCATGGATCACGAGGCGCTCATGGAGCAGCTCGAGCGCACGCAGGCCATGCTGGAGCAGCTCCAGCGCGACCAGAAGATGGACGCGCTGCAGCGCCAGGTGGACGAGATGATCCAGCGCCAGCAGGAGCTGCGCGCCGAGACCGAGGCGCTGCCGGACTCGACGGGCGCCGAGTCGGCCGAGGACGCGGCCCAGCAGTCGGCCGAGGCGGCGGACTCCACCGCCCTCGGCGAGCAGGCGGACGCGCAAGACGGCGAGCAGCAGGATCAGCAGCAGCAGGGCGAGCGGCAGGACGGCGACACGCCCGCCGACGAGGACGCCCAGAAGCTCGCCGAGCGCCAGGAGGATCTCGCCAAGGAGGCCGAGGAGCTGCTCGCCGAGATCCAGAAGACCGCCGAGGAGATGAGCGACGAGTTCCCCGAGCAGGCCGAGGAGATGAAGCAGTCCTCGGAGCCGCAGTCCCAGCAGGATCCCAGCGAGCCCATGCACGAGGCGCAGGGGCAGATGGAGAAGGGCGACAACGACGAGGCGAGCGAGAGCCAGAAGCAGGCCGAGAGCCGTCTCCTGAAGCTCTACTGGACGCTGGCCCAGGCCCAGTCGGGCATGAATGCGCAGATGGAGCAGCGCTCCATGGAGTCGGTGGATCGCGTCACGCGGCAGGCGCTGGAGCTGTCGCTGCGCGAGGAAGCGCACGAGGACGAGACGAGCCGTCTCCTGCGCTCGGGCCGCCGCGACGACGGCATGCGCGAGGCCGCCCGCCGCCAGATGGGCCTCTACCAGTCGATGGAGCACGTGCGCGACGACCTGGTGGAGGCGGGCAAGCTGACCTTCGCCGTCAGCCGCGAGGCCATGCGGCAGAGCCAGGCCGCGCTGGACGCCATGAGCCGTTCCGTCGCCGAACTCGAGGCCGGCCAGCACGCCGTGGGCTTGCAGCAGGCCGGGCTGTCCGTCACCCATCTCAACGGCGCGGTGATCGAGCTGCTCGAGGGCGTGCGCAGCCAGGGCTCGGGCACGGGCAGCTGTCCGAACCCGGGCGCGGCGATGCAGGACATGCTGCAGCGCCAGGAGCAGCTCAACCGCGACAGCCGCGGGCAGGCCAAGTCCCAGGGCGGGGGCGGAATGTCCATGGAGGAGCGCGCGGGCATGGCGCGCCTGAAGGCCGAGCAGCAGGCGATCCGCGAGGGCGTGCAGGAACTCATGAACGGCGATCAGGACGGCCTGCTGGGCCGCATGGACAAGATCGTCGAGGACATGAAGGAAGTGGAGAAGGACCTCGAGGGCGGCCGCCTCGACGACGAGACCCTGCGCCGCCAGGAGAAGATCTTCGAGCGCCTGCTGGACGCGCAGCGCTCCGTCCACCGCCGCGATTTCAAGCGCGAGCGTCAGAGCGAAACCGGCGACGAGCTCGCGCCGCTCTGGCCCGAGGACCTGAAGCGCGACGACCCCCTGGCCAAGCTACGCGACGAGATCCGCCGCGGCCAGGGCGAAGCGGCTCCGCCCGAGTACGAGGAGCTGATCCAGGAGTACTACCGTTCGCTGCTGGAGCGCGGGCAGGGCGAGGCCACACCGTGA
- a CDS encoding tetratricopeptide repeat protein, which yields MSRAARRRLVGLALALVLALPLAADAQLVSPDRDPQRETPADEARIRLTRELLRLQRLTEQDPAAARARLVQLRAEHPDHPQLELLLARADRLTGAFDESEAILRRLLERYPQSSGYRSELVTTLFRAGRLDEARDLARAIYRDEKRAGAYEEAASLLLDLGRPDMAEDVYRDGLAAVPTSDPRGRLRLMRRLLELFNLEGAPGKVLDLVARDGESLTDANLRARLVNDAAQFLREAEQPRSLLPLADSLAAGPSGDRLAPLLREIYLAVGDHTRYAEQVLRAKVPGEVRAEWLLDAGIRCLEDPRGDAARRRAAADRLFTAGLDEADNALQRARLRYQLARLRLEEDGERRLAGDTPSAADVSALRDLLAALRREQPGSEWATRALVDELRLLRDRLGEVAAADSLLRAWFLEPDRARGGVSDAALEMELGENLMAAGEFDAARGHYESLRREDDQPELVSLATFRLAELQVLAGETAAAQDSLAALAKAAPGASLANDALDLALLLAESATWPQAVQRHLASAFALEFRHQPAAAAKALLGFATEFPEDPASAPLLYRAGQLQLRALDGDGAMASWLLLADEHPDDFRAPQALEQAARLAFRRGRLDESRALLERVMTEHPGFPLRPGMRDLQDRLREDA from the coding sequence GTGAGCCGCGCGGCCCGTCGGCGGCTCGTGGGCCTCGCGCTCGCGCTCGTCCTCGCGCTGCCGCTCGCGGCGGACGCGCAGCTGGTCTCCCCGGACCGCGACCCGCAGCGCGAGACCCCGGCGGACGAGGCCCGCATCCGCCTCACGCGCGAGCTGCTGCGTCTGCAGCGGCTGACGGAACAGGATCCCGCGGCGGCGCGGGCGCGTCTCGTGCAGCTGCGGGCCGAGCACCCCGACCATCCGCAGCTCGAGTTGCTGCTGGCGCGGGCCGACCGTCTGACCGGCGCGTTCGACGAGTCGGAGGCGATCCTGCGCCGCCTGCTCGAGCGCTATCCCCAGTCGAGCGGCTATCGCTCGGAGCTCGTCACCACGCTCTTCCGCGCCGGCCGGCTGGACGAGGCCCGCGACCTGGCCCGCGCGATCTACCGCGACGAGAAGCGCGCCGGCGCCTACGAGGAGGCCGCCAGCCTGCTGCTCGACCTGGGGCGGCCAGACATGGCCGAGGACGTCTACCGCGACGGCCTCGCCGCCGTCCCCACCAGCGATCCGCGCGGCCGCCTGCGCCTCATGCGCCGCCTGCTCGAGCTCTTCAACCTGGAGGGGGCGCCCGGCAAGGTCCTCGACCTCGTGGCGAGGGACGGCGAGTCCCTGACCGACGCGAACCTGCGCGCGCGCCTGGTGAACGACGCCGCGCAGTTCCTCCGCGAGGCCGAGCAGCCGCGCAGCCTGCTGCCGCTGGCCGACAGCCTCGCCGCCGGCCCCAGCGGCGACCGCCTGGCCCCGCTGCTCCGTGAGATCTACCTGGCGGTGGGCGATCACACCCGTTACGCCGAACAGGTGCTGCGCGCGAAGGTGCCCGGAGAAGTCCGCGCCGAGTGGCTGCTCGACGCCGGCATCCGCTGCCTCGAAGATCCGCGCGGCGATGCCGCACGGCGCCGCGCCGCGGCCGACCGCCTCTTCACCGCCGGCCTCGACGAGGCCGACAACGCCCTCCAGCGCGCGCGCCTGCGCTACCAGCTCGCGCGGCTGCGTCTCGAGGAGGATGGCGAGCGCCGTCTTGCCGGCGACACGCCCAGCGCCGCCGACGTGAGCGCCCTGCGCGACCTCCTCGCCGCGCTGCGCCGCGAGCAGCCGGGCAGCGAGTGGGCCACGCGCGCCCTGGTGGACGAGCTGCGCCTCCTGCGCGACCGCCTCGGCGAGGTCGCCGCGGCGGACAGCCTTCTGCGCGCCTGGTTCCTCGAGCCGGACCGCGCGCGCGGGGGCGTGAGCGACGCGGCGCTCGAGATGGAGCTCGGCGAGAACCTCATGGCCGCCGGCGAGTTCGATGCGGCGCGCGGCCACTACGAGAGCCTGCGCCGCGAGGACGACCAGCCCGAACTCGTCTCGCTGGCCACCTTCCGGCTGGCGGAGCTGCAGGTGCTGGCGGGGGAGACCGCCGCCGCCCAGGACAGCCTCGCCGCGCTGGCCAAGGCCGCGCCGGGAGCGTCGCTGGCCAACGACGCCCTCGACCTCGCGCTGCTGCTCGCCGAAAGCGCCACCTGGCCGCAGGCGGTGCAGCGCCATCTGGCCAGCGCCTTCGCGCTCGAGTTCCGGCACCAGCCGGCTGCGGCGGCGAAGGCGCTGCTCGGCTTCGCCACCGAGTTTCCCGAGGACCCGGCCAGCGCGCCGCTGCTCTATCGCGCCGGCCAGCTGCAGCTGCGCGCCCTCGACGGCGACGGCGCCATGGCGAGCTGGCTGCTTCTGGCCGACGAGCATCCCGACGACTTCCGCGCCCCCCAGGCCCTGGAGCAGGCCGCGCGACTTGCCTTCCGCCGCGGGCGGCTCGACGAGTCCCGCGCGCTGCTGGAGCGCGTCATGACGGAGCACCCCGGCTTCCCCCTGCGGCCCGGGATGCGCGACTTGCAGGATCGACTGCGGGAGGACGCCTGA
- a CDS encoding DUF4159 domain-containing protein — MHRVLAQVLATLAGAIVVAAPGGGFAQPAPDPDQVQLGRLHYSGGGDWYGDPSSLPNLLSEFERRTGIDCAEHDTAIKATDPGLERLPFVYMTGHGNVMLTADEEAALRGWLERGGFLWCDDNYGLDSSFRRMVKRLFPEEELRLVAADHPIYHSFYDLTGVPKIHKHDGKPPQGWGLFRDGRLVIFYTYESDIGDGIEDADVHKDPPDKREAAMKMAINVFYYALTRARTAS; from the coding sequence ATGCACCGCGTCCTCGCTCAGGTACTCGCCACGCTGGCGGGCGCGATCGTCGTCGCCGCCCCCGGGGGCGGGTTCGCCCAGCCCGCGCCGGATCCCGACCAGGTCCAGCTCGGCCGCCTGCACTACAGCGGCGGCGGCGACTGGTACGGCGACCCCAGCAGCCTGCCCAATCTCCTGAGCGAGTTCGAGCGCCGTACGGGCATCGACTGCGCCGAGCACGACACCGCCATCAAGGCCACCGATCCCGGGCTCGAGCGCCTGCCCTTCGTCTACATGACCGGGCACGGGAACGTCATGCTGACGGCCGACGAGGAAGCGGCCCTGCGCGGCTGGCTCGAGCGCGGCGGCTTTCTCTGGTGCGACGACAACTACGGCCTCGACTCCAGCTTCCGCCGCATGGTGAAGCGCCTCTTCCCCGAGGAGGAGCTGCGCCTCGTGGCCGCGGACCACCCCATCTACCACAGCTTCTACGATCTCACCGGCGTCCCCAAGATCCACAAGCACGACGGCAAGCCGCCCCAGGGCTGGGGCCTCTTCCGCGACGGGCGCCTGGTGATCTTCTACACCTACGAGTCGGACATCGGCGACGGCATCGAGGACGCCGACGTGCACAAGGATCCCCCCGACAAGCGGGAGGCGGCCATGAAGATGGCCATCAACGTGTTCTACTACGCGCTGACGCGGGCGCGGACGGCGTCGTGA